TGACATACCCTTTTTAGTAAAACCAGATCGTTCTCTTCCCCAAACTGGATCCCTTGCACACCTGTGTCAATACATTCGTCAACCAATGACAGATTCTCTTGGGAATGGAATATGCCATGCGGATGGAAGATGGTTGGCAAGCCCAACCCCATAGCCTTAGATCTAAGCTTCCGGACCCCCGGGAGGGAGTACTTTCTAAAGGCCTCTTGTCCGAAAATGGTGGGATTGTCGGTCGATGATGCTAAGAAGCAAGTCCCTGCTCCTCTTTTAGCAGCCTCCTCCAAGAAGGATATGGAGAGTTCGACCGATAGCCGTGTGACTTCACGGGCCATGGTCTCGTCCAGATAGATGTCCAGGGCGTATCTTTCCATACCTCGTAGCAGCGCAGCCTTGGTCATAGGACCCTCGATGTTGCACACCACCTCCGCCTCTTCGGACAGGGAACGTGAGACCAGCTCGTAAGATCGGAGAGCCCCCCGATATGGATCCTCGCTCATTGTCTTAGGCTCTATCATGTCCTGCCAATCGTCCGATTCCAGTGGATGCCTGAGCACGGATGGGATCCCATAATCTGTGAACTTGATCTCCCCTCCCAATGCCAGGGCGTCGAATCCCACGTAATGTATGCATCCTACGACGGCATCCTGCCTAAGACGTCGATGTAAGGAGAGGATGGAATGAGCCGATCTTTCAGGATCGTAGGGAGGGGCGCAAACTTCGGGTGTTGTATAGCCGGCCTCATCCATTCCGAGGGTCAGGTCTCGTAAAAAGACGGGGACCGTATCTGGGGTTCCCAGCTCCAAGGCCGTCTGGAACCTCTCTTTTCCATTCATCACTTTTCACTCCTCGACCCTCGCCACCATAATGACGTTTTCAATGGGTATGAAACCCTGCGCCATTCTGGCCTCGAAGTCAGGTATAGCCGAGATCTTACCGCTCGAAAGGAGGAAGTTTGCGGTCTGATGAAGGCTGCCCAGGTCTGTTTGGTTGAACCCGATGCTAAAAAACTCGCTGTTCATGCACTTCTTCGTCTCTTCGAGGGTGAGGCCTATTTTCTGAGCGCAGATGGCCGCGCTCTCCTCGTAATTCTGGTTGATGAACGCCACTGCCTTTTGTAAGGCCCTGACCGCCGCCTTCACCGCCTCGCCCTTCTCTTGGATCGCCTTCTGTGATGCCATGAAGATCATAGGGAATGTATTGGATAGACCACTAGAATCGCCGATCTGATGGACCTTGTCCCCGCATAATTTTTCAACATTGGTCGGCCATGGTTCACTCCCGGCCATGGCATCGATCTGTTCGGTCTGCATAGCGGTCGGCATGTCCGAAGGGCTAATGGGGACCAAGGTCACTTTGGAAGCGTTGACCCCGTTAACGCTCATCCATTGCAGGAAAGAGCCGTGGGTGCTGGACCCCATCTGTATCCCGACCTTTTTTCCCTCGAGGTCCTTCGGCCCCAAGATGTAATCCTGGCCAATGTATCGGTGTATGCCCTCCCCTCCCGAGTAACGACAGATTATCCTCGCTCCTGGATTTTTATCTAATAGCATTATCGCAGGTGCATCCCCCATAGCCCCCACCTCCGCCGCCCCGGTCATAATGGCCTCGGCTGACTGGATGCCCCCGGTGACAACCATGGTGGTGATGTTCAAGTTCTCTTCCTCGAAGTATCCCTTCTCTACTGCAACGATAAACGGCTCATAGTTGATCTTGTTAGAATACGTGATCACAAGGTCCATTTTTTTGCTTGAGTCTTTCCACATGAGAAGAGCTGTCCCTACGGAACCGATGACAAGCAATGCTATAATCGCCATCCCGATCAAGTACGATTTCTTCATTCATATCCCCCCATCGTCACTTACCTTCTTTCATCTCGATAGAAATTATTTTTTGAGTATTGGAAGCAGGTTTATAGGCGCAGGAGCAGGTACCAAGATTGGCCGATATCTCTTTTTGAAGGGCCTTGAACTCCGGTGATGTCGGGTCTCTCGGCCATTTCATGCTTATCATCCACTCTTTTGCGATCCGACCTGGTGATGGGGACATCAATACGATCCTTGTGCCCAAAAAGATCGCCTCTTCGATGTTGTGGGTCACAAATAAGATGCTCTTAGCGCCCATCTGCCACAGGTGTCTGACCTCGTTGTCCAAATGTCTGCGGGTCTGTTCATCTAAGCTCCCAAAGGGCTCATCCATTAGCAACACCTGAGGGTCCATGGCCAAGGCTCTGGCGATGGCCACGCGCTGCTTCATCCCCCCAGAAAGCTCATTTGGTCTTGAATCTGAAAAGGCGGACAGCCCTACCATCTCCAGGGCAGAAAGTGCCCTCTGCTCACGACGATCATGGTCTTTCTCGACCCCCTTCAAAACAAAATCAATATTCTCTAGGACGCTCATCCATGGGTATAGACTGAACTCTTGGAACACCACGCTTCTATCTGGACCAGGGCCAACGATCCCCTCGCCCTTGAATAGCACATCTCCTTTGGTGGGCTTTTCAAAACCCGCGGCAATGTTAAGGAGCGTGGTCTTTCCGCATCCACTTGGACCTATCAAGCATACGAACTCGCCCTTTTCGATCTTGAGGTTGATGTGGCTAAGCACCACCAATCCCTTACCTCTCCGCTCATCGAGGAAGACCTTGCTAACGTCCTTTAGCTCCAAAATAATATCAGCCCCTATCCAGGCCCAAACGGTCCATGATCTTGTCCTCCAGAACCGTGAAGAGCGTTTTTTCCACGATAAGCCCGATCAAGCAGATTACAAGTATTGAGACAAATGCCGATACATAGTCCAGGTCATATCGCGACTGAATGATAACATACCCCAGTCCCAGGGCTACGCCCACCACCATCTCGGCCGCTATAAGGACCCTCCATCCATTGGCCAGGCCGATTCGCAGTCCATTGATTATCGACAGGGAAGAAGCTGGAAGCAGAACGCGAACAAAGGTGCGAAATTGGCCTGCTCCCGACATCTGGGCAACCCTCTTATGAACCTGTGGGACCGCCCTTATTCCTCCAGACGTGTTGATAACAATGGGAGGGAATGCGGTCATGAATATCATGAAAATGGTCGCTGTCTCACCAAGACCGAAAATGAGCATGGCCATTGGTACCCAAGCTAGTCCTGGTACCATCTGCAAGATGTATATCGAAACGATCGATAGCTGATGTGCCCTCTGCGAAACCCCCAATAAACACCCTAGAGAAATACCGACGGCCACTGCCAAAATGTAAGCTGTCCCCCATCTGTACAAACTGGCTACAGTATGGTCGGCGATGCTCTTACCTTGAATTGGGGTACCATTGATCGCCTCTGCGAACACTTGAAAGGTTTCCCAGGGACGAGGAAAGTACACTCCTTTTGTCGCAGCAACGATCTCAGCCACTACATACCAGATGATAATAATAATTGTCACGCCAGCTATGATCCCGATAACATTTCCTTTAAAACAATCGTACTTATTTTTATGAAATGTGAAGATGGATTCGCCTTCCTCAAGAGCCTGGAGCGCCCTATCTTCTGCCTTAATAGAAGTCACAGCCCCACCCATTTCATAATCAGCCCTTACCCGTTGATTATTTTAATAAATAATAAACATTTATCTCAATAAATTTTAAAATATTTGTAATAATTAAGATTATACTACAACAATATCTGGATAACAATAAATGATGATATAAGAAAAACAAATAAGAGAGTGAACGTTACGTGGGGTAAATTATTATCATAGTGATTATGTATTAATAGTCATATAGATGTAGTATTAATCCAGCATTAACCCCTAGATGCGCTAAATTGTAAATTCCCTAAATTTGATAAAAGTGCTCCCGCCGGGATTTGAACCCGAGTCGTTGACTTACCTCCGCGGATAAGTCACCGCGCCGAAAGGCCAACATGATTGACCGGACTACACTACGGGAGCGTTGCCGCGACAATCTTGGATTCTCTACTTAAACCTACCGAACTCTGATTTTTGTTCCTATGTCGCCGATCGAGTCCCCGGACCTGCTCGTTGGCCATCTTCGTTTCGTATGCGATGGGCTGGTGGTTTTCTAGGCATATTTTTATTTCATTCCGTCAAAGGAAATCCTAATTCCTTATATACTCGTTCAGTTTATGCATGGCCAATATCTCCTGGAGGTATTGATTGAGTCCACCTTACGAAGAAGTGCAGTCTGGCGAAGAGGTCATAAAACTACGTTACCCTAACAAGAAAGAGGGAGAGATCTTCGGAATAGCAGACCAGCTGCTGGGTGGCTCCAGGATCCGTGTGATGTGCGCAGATGGAGTTGCGCGCATGGGGCGCATCTCGGGCAAGATCCGAAAGCGCATGTGGATCCGGGAGGGAGACCTTGTGATAGTGACCCCATGGGACTTCCAGGACGACAAGTGCGAGATCACGCACAGATATACCAAGACCGAGGCCGCCATATTAGCAAGGAAGCGCGTCCTCCCAAAGGCCTTTGAGAACATGTTCTGAATAGTCGGTGATCATCGATGCCAAAACGCTTTCAGGAGGGGAAGCGTCTCGAACACCATCTCGAGTCCCTCCGTCTTTTCCGCTCCGAGGAGAGTTCTGAGGAGACCAGGAAGGTCCTCGACGAGGTCTTCGACCAGCGCACCATGCTCGCCATCTATAAGTTCATGACAGGCGGGCTCATCGACCATCTTGATTTCCCGATCTCGACCGGCAAGGAGGGGAACGTCTTCCGGGCCACGACGCCCGAGGGCGGTCATGTTGTGCTGAAGATCTACAGGATCAACACCGCCACATTCCATTCGATATCAAAATATATCGAGGGGGACCCTCGGTTCAAAGGGCTTAAGGGCTCGCACCGCAAGCTCATCTACGCATGGTGCACGAAGGAGTTCAAGAACCTGACAAGGATGCTCGATGCTGGCATCAGGGTGCCTGAGCCGTATGACTTTCACGAGAACATTTTGCTCATGGAATATATCGGCAGCGAGGAGCGACCTGCCCCTGCCCTTAGGAGCGTTGAGCTTTCCCCCGATGTGGCAAATGAGTTCTATGATGAGGTCCTCAAGTTCATCAAGGCAGCATACAGGAAGGCCGGCCTTGTCCATGGGGACCTGAGCGAATATAACATCCTTGTGCATGAGGGGCATCCGTGGATAATTGATTGCGGTCAGGCCGTGACGACCGACCATCCGAACGCTGACGAGCTCCTGTTGAGGGACGTAAAGAACATCAACCGATACTTCCGTTCTTTGGACGTAAAGGTAAAGAGCGATGAGGAAATCATGCGGACCGTCAAAGGTGTGATAAAATGAAGGGCGCCCGTATACCCAAAGAAAGGATCGGAGTGCTGATAGGCAAAGGGGGCGAGACGAAGGCCTACATTGAAGAAAGGGCTAAGGTCAGGCTCTCGATCGACGCCGAGGGGGAGGTGCTCATCGACGATTCCAAGATCGAGGACCCTTTGATACAGTTCAAGATAGTCGACATCGTCCGTGCCATAGGAAGGGGCTTCTCTCCTCAACATGCCTACAGGCTGTTCGATGATGATGAGTACTTCGAGCTCATCGACATCGACGAGTATGTCGGGAAGAAGCCAGACCAGCTGGCCAGGGTCAGGGCCAGGGTCATCGGTTCCGGAGGGAAGACCAGAAGGCTCATCGAGAACCTGACCGGCGTCAATATTTCCGTCTACGGCGACACCGTTGGCATCATCGGGAACAGCGTCCAGATGCCAATAGCAAGGACTGCGGTCGACATGTTGTTGAGAGGCAGCGAGCACTCCACCGTCTACAGCTATCTTGAGAGGAACAGGAGGACGTTGAGGATAGCCGAGATGGGGTTTGAACCCTGAACTTACCGATATTCGTCGCAGATACTTCGGACAAAAGATAAAAAATAAGGGGTTTGAGGGGGGTCACTTTTTATCATAATATTTCGACCAGTCGTTCTCATCCTTTTTGGCCTTTGAATCAAAGGTCCCTGGTCCGTTCCTGCCTTTCCTCCTCGTGAGGGCTATCGCGCCGACCGTGACCCCGCCCGCACAGACCGCACCTAGGATTATCAGGCCGATGTTCTCGCTCAGGAACGAGCCTCCCTCAACAGGGAGATTGGACGATGACACAAGGTCGGTCGTGGCCTCCGTCGATATCGACGGGTCCTGGACGATCGACCCCCCAGCGGGGAATGACATGCCCATCAGAGCGATGAATCCTGTGAACGAGCTGCCCCTGAAGTTCATGGCGGCAATCGGTCTGCCCGCAACGACCTGTGCCCTCACCTGCTCCTCTTCACCGTTCACCATGGTGGTCTGGACCCATTCAAACCTTGCTATGTCCGTGCTCTGTCCCCGGAATGTGAGCATGTTCGTGTTCAACGCCTGCTGCTGGATGCTCACGGGGCCCGTCGTCCCGTTCATCGGCTCATCCCATCCGTTCGCCCACATGGAACCCTCTTCGCCCATGGAAGCGATCATATGTCTGAGCTGCCAGGTATTGATGTTCGGTACATCATTGGCAGGAATATGATTGGCCACTATCAGGCCGTATTCCATCAATAACATCGGCGCTTCATTGGATGGGTCTAGGTCCCATCCCTCGATGTCCTTGTCCCACTTGACATCATATCTTGTTATGTTCCCGCTGAACTGCGCGGTCTCGCGCAGCTGCACCTTGTTGATGTATCCAGAGTTCCTCAGTGTCACCTCATATTGCGGAACGGATATATCATCGGAGTGTTCCGTTGCTACCCTCAGGTTGAAGGTGAGGTTGACCTTGTCAAGGACCCCGTTCCCAACGTTGGTATCGACCCCATTGGAGAGGGCCTGATACGGCAGACCATAGGCCGTCAGACTGAACGTCCATATGATGGTCCCATTGTCCTCAGAATTTTCGACCTCGGACCTCTCCCATGCCGTCGAGAGGTCGACCCGCTTGACCAGTTCGTCCTGGCCCCCGCTGACAGGCTGATAGCTGCTGAACGAGCCGGTGTCCGGGTTAAACATCCTGGTGTAGCTGGCCACCCCGTTCCCGTTCCCATCATCGAACTCGAATATGCTGTCAAGCTTTACCGCTTGGATGGTATAGACCTTGACAAGCTTCTCCTTTGCCAACGTCACTCCTTGGGCATTGATGAACGTTGCCGAGCCCACATATCTCGACATCAAGGTGACAAGATATATGTCGTTTGGACTATCCTCTGTCCCCCAGATCACCCCAAACCGTGCATCGTCCCCGAAACGCACATAGAAATAGTCCCCTCCACCCAGGTCTGTGGTGGTCCCTGTCTCCACTTCGATCTCTGAGCTCATGCCTACCGGTCCTTCGGACGCTGCGGGGACCGATAGAAAGCTCACGCAGAGCAAGGCCATAATGCCTATTATGATCACGTGGTCGGTCTTCATTTTAAACACCTGTTTAGGACCACCGACAAAGAGGGTATAATAACGTCATCGGTCCTTTCGCCTTATTTTCATCATCTAACATCTTTTCATCATCGTACCAATAGAAAAAACAAATGAACGGGATACGTTATTCATCCCAATGGTCCAGACCTTCTCCCAGAGCGAAAGGGTCCTCCTCCTATTGCTCGAGCATGATCTCATACGTTCGCCAGAGGCCCCCTTCGTCCTCTGCCAAGAGGGGATGGCTGAAAAGCTCGGTATGCAAATCCAGAATATGTCCAGGACCCTCATGAAAATGCAAAAGGAGGGTCTGATAATCGAGAGGCTGGCCCATGTCAGCGGTGTCGGTCGGAGAAGGAAGGTCTACCAGTTGACAGAGGTCGGTAGGACGGCAGCCTCGACCGTGAGGGATACTGTCCTCCGGTCCAACGTGGTTGTCCAGGAAGGCCCTACATCGAGGTCGATGTCTGTCTCGGACCTCATTTCATATCTTAGGGACGCGGGGCAGACGATGTCTTTGCTGGAAGCCGCTGATCATGTCGCAAAAGGTAGATTGGTCATAGACGACCTGCGGTCCGGGAGGAACAGGTCCGGAAGTAAATGTCCTTCCCTGTCGATAGGAAAGCCAGATCCTGTCGAGGTCGTAGGAAGGGAGGACGAACTGGCCAAATTGGAATCGTTCCTGTACGACCAAGGGGTCAGATGTGTCTTGGTCTGGGGGCTCCCTGGCATGGGGAAGACCACCCTCGGCATGGCATTGTTCGAACGATGCCGGGGAAGATTCCCCTTGTTCTGGTATACGATCAGGGGATTCGATTCGGAGACAGATATACTGACCCCATTATGGAGTGTGCTCAGGGAATCTGGTGTGCATGTTGGCCCAAACAGTTCCGCCGATGAGATGGCGAAACTGTTCGGGCAGTTATGTTCAGAACTTTCAAAGTGGAAGGGCGTCATCTTCATCGATGATGCGCATAAGGCCAATGAAAGGGCCAATACAGCGATCAACCTCTTGATAGAGGCCTGCAGGTCCCAGGTCGGGACCAGGCTTATATTGATCTCAAGGACCATGACCAGACCTTTTATTCAAGATCACGATGGGATGGTGGCATTGGAGCTCCAAGGTCTGAGACCTCGTGATGCGGAGGAGCTCGCCAGACGGACCGGTGCGGAGAGGGCAGATGTCGTCCTTGAAAGAACGAAGGGCAACCCTCTGCTTATCCAGATAGCCGCCAGAGGAGGTCAGGTGAACG
This genomic window from Methanomassiliicoccales archaeon contains:
- a CDS encoding ABC transporter substrate-binding protein, whose product is MKKSYLIGMAIIALLVIGSVGTALLMWKDSSKKMDLVITYSNKINYEPFIVAVEKGYFEEENLNITTMVVTGGIQSAEAIMTGAAEVGAMGDAPAIMLLDKNPGARIICRYSGGEGIHRYIGQDYILGPKDLEGKKVGIQMGSSTHGSFLQWMSVNGVNASKVTLVPISPSDMPTAMQTEQIDAMAGSEPWPTNVEKLCGDKVHQIGDSSGLSNTFPMIFMASQKAIQEKGEAVKAAVRALQKAVAFINQNYEESAAICAQKIGLTLEETKKCMNSEFFSIGFNQTDLGSLHQTANFLLSSGKISAIPDFEARMAQGFIPIENVIMVARVEE
- a CDS encoding ABC transporter permease, which translates into the protein MGGAVTSIKAEDRALQALEEGESIFTFHKNKYDCFKGNVIGIIAGVTIIIIIWYVVAEIVAATKGVYFPRPWETFQVFAEAINGTPIQGKSIADHTVASLYRWGTAYILAVAVGISLGCLLGVSQRAHQLSIVSIYILQMVPGLAWVPMAMLIFGLGETATIFMIFMTAFPPIVINTSGGIRAVPQVHKRVAQMSGAGQFRTFVRVLLPASSLSIINGLRIGLANGWRVLIAAEMVVGVALGLGYVIIQSRYDLDYVSAFVSILVICLIGLIVEKTLFTVLEDKIMDRLGLDRG
- a CDS encoding RNA-processing protein (similar to yeast Dim2p protein that is essential for 40S ribosomal subunit; structural studies show binding to 3' end of 16S rRNA in complex with archaeal IF2 alpha) produces the protein MKGARIPKERIGVLIGKGGETKAYIEERAKVRLSIDAEGEVLIDDSKIEDPLIQFKIVDIVRAIGRGFSPQHAYRLFDDDEYFELIDIDEYVGKKPDQLARVRARVIGSGGKTRRLIENLTGVNISVYGDTVGIIGNSVQMPIARTAVDMLLRGSEHSTVYSYLERNRRTLRIAEMGFEP
- a CDS encoding ABC transporter ATP-binding protein; translation: MILELKDVSKVFLDERRGKGLVVLSHINLKIEKGEFVCLIGPSGCGKTTLLNIAAGFEKPTKGDVLFKGEGIVGPGPDRSVVFQEFSLYPWMSVLENIDFVLKGVEKDHDRREQRALSALEMVGLSAFSDSRPNELSGGMKQRVAIARALAMDPQVLLMDEPFGSLDEQTRRHLDNEVRHLWQMGAKSILFVTHNIEEAIFLGTRIVLMSPSPGRIAKEWMISMKWPRDPTSPEFKALQKEISANLGTCSCAYKPASNTQKIISIEMKEGK
- a CDS encoding serine protein kinase RIO, producing the protein MPKRFQEGKRLEHHLESLRLFRSEESSEETRKVLDEVFDQRTMLAIYKFMTGGLIDHLDFPISTGKEGNVFRATTPEGGHVVLKIYRINTATFHSISKYIEGDPRFKGLKGSHRKLIYAWCTKEFKNLTRMLDAGIRVPEPYDFHENILLMEYIGSEERPAPALRSVELSPDVANEFYDEVLKFIKAAYRKAGLVHGDLSEYNILVHEGHPWIIDCGQAVTTDHPNADELLLRDVKNINRYFRSLDVKVKSDEEIMRTVKGVIK
- the eif1A gene encoding translation initiation factor eIF-1A encodes the protein MSPPYEEVQSGEEVIKLRYPNKKEGEIFGIADQLLGGSRIRVMCADGVARMGRISGKIRKRMWIREGDLVIVTPWDFQDDKCEITHRYTKTEAAILARKRVLPKAFENMF